In Papaver somniferum cultivar HN1 chromosome 1, ASM357369v1, whole genome shotgun sequence, a genomic segment contains:
- the LOC113301292 gene encoding ubiquitin-conjugating enzyme E2-17 kDa-like codes for MASKRIQKELKDLERDPPTSCSAGPVAEDMFHWQATIMGPSDSPFAGGVFLITIHFPPDYPFKPPKVAFKTKVFHPNINSNGSICLDILKEQWSPALTVSKVLLSICSLLTDPNPDDPLVPEIAHMYKSDRAKYETTARSWTQKYAMG; via the exons ATGGCATCAAAGAGAATTCAAAAGGAATTGAAAGACCTCGAAAGAGATCCACCCACTTCCTGCAGTGCTG GTCCTGTAGCTGAGGATATGTTTCATTGGCAAGCCACCATAATGGGACCATCAGACAGCCCTTTTGCTGGTGGTGTGTTTCTCATCACCATTCACTTCCCACCAGATTACCCTTTCAAGCCACCAAAG GTTGCTttcaaaaccaaagttttccatcCAAACATCAATAGCAACGGGAGTATCTGCCTAGACATTCTCAAGGAACAGTGGAGTCCAGCCCTTACTGTGTCCAAG GTGCTGTTGTCCATTTGCTCACTGCTTACTGATCCAAATCCTGATGATCCTTTGGTCCCTGAGATTGCGCACATGTACAAGAGTGACAGAGCTAAGTATGAGACGACTGCCAGATCCTGGACCCAGAAATATGCTATGGGATGA